From Mesorhizobium sp. Pch-S:
GGTCGACATCATTCCTCATTCGCTTGACGGGCACGAAGACATCAGGACGCCGCAGAACCTGCTCGACGTCACGGTGGCGGAGATGGAGTTCCTCGGCGGCTTCTGGCGCTGCCGGTTGTCGTCGCCGCGCTTCGGCGAGCGTGTGCTGGTCGCAGACTTCTCGATCAATGCGATCCGCCGCCTGGGGATCGAGAAAGGTGGCGCGATGCGGGTGGAGTTGCCGCAGAACCGCATGCTTGTTTTTGCAAGGGCGGGCTGAGATGAGCGCCGCAGCTCTTGTCCTTCCTGCCGGTCGCGCGCCGCGCCTGCATCTTTCGTCCGACGACATGGTCAAGCGCGGCCTCATGCTGGTCATCGCGCTTTATCTCGTCTTGGCGCTGGCAGCGCCGCTCTACGTGCTGCTGTCGAAGTCGATGTCGACCTACCGCTTCGATCTCGACACCTTCGAGATTGCGCGCAGCGATGAAAGCGGTGCCGCTTTCGGCCCGGCACGTACCGTGGCCGCGCTCAACGCGGATGCCAAGGCGATCTCCGAGGCGCAACTCGCCAGCGGTTCCGACGGGCGGCTGTCGCTGACCAAGCTGTACGAAGACTTCAGTTTCCGCAGCCCGGTCAAATACCGCATCCGCGGCACGACCGACCAGTCCGCCTTCCTGGTCGGTTCGGACCTGAAGCGCGGCACGGATTGGGTGGAGGTCGATTCCAACACCTTCCGCCGCGTGGTGCTGCGCCCGGCGCGCACCGTCGGCTTTGACAATTTCGTCGCCTATTTCTCCACGCCCTCGCTGGCGCAGGCGATCTGGAACTCCGTGCTGATGGGCGTCGTCAGTACGGTGCTGGTCATCGCCATCGCCTTCGGTCTTGCCTATGCGCTCAATCGCAGCCGCATGCGCGGCAAGGGCTTGTTCCGGCTGATCATGACGGTGCCGATCCTGGTGCCGTCGCTGCTTCCCGGCATCGCGCTGGTCTATCTGTTCGGCAACCAGGGCCTGTTGAAAAGCTGGATGATGGGCCATTCGATCTACGGGCCGATCGGCATCGTCATCGGTTCGGTCTTCTTCACGCTGCCGCACGCGCTGCTCATCATCTCGACGTCGCTCAGCGTTGCTGACGCCCGCCACTACGAAGCAGCGGTGGCTTTGCGTGCCACCAAATGGCGCACCTTCTGGACGGTGACGGTGCCCGGCGCGCGCTACGGTATCGTGTCTGCTGCCTTCGTCGTCTTCACCATGGTGATCACCGATTTCGGCCTGCCCAAGGTCATTGGCGGCCAGTACAACATGCTCGCCGTCGACATCTACAAGCAGGTCATCGGCCAGCAGAATTTCGAGATGGGCGCGGTGGTGTCGGTGCTGCTTATCATTCCGGCGATCGCAGCGTTCTTCGTCGACCGCACCATCCAGAAGAAACAGGTCGCGCTGCTGTCTGCCCGCTCGGTGCCCTACGAGCCGAAACCGAACCATGGCTTCGACTGGGGCTGTTTTGCCTACTGCGCCCTGATCGCGGCGTTCATCCTGACCATGATCGGTGTCTGCCAGCTGGCGGCAATGGTGAAGTTCTGGCCCTACGACCTGACGCCGAGCCTGAAGAATTTCCGCTTCGACCTGATGGATGGCGGCGGCTGGGCCTCCTACCACAACTCGATCAGGATGGCGCTCCTGACCGCTTTCTTCGGCACCATCATCGTCTTCATCGGTGCCTATATGGTGGAAAAAAGCGACGGCTTCCGAGCCGGGCGTTCGTTGTTCCAGTTCCTCGCCATGCTGCCGATGGCGGTGCCCGGCATGGTGCTCGGCCTTGCCTACATCTTCTTCTTCAACAACCCGGCCAACCCGCTGCACGCCATCTACGGCACTATGACCATCCTGGTGGTCTGCACGATCACCCATTTCTACACCGTATCGCATCTCACCGCGCTGACGGCGCTGAAGCAGATGGACCGCGAGTTCGAGCCGGTGGCGGCCTCACTGAAGCAACCGTTCCACAAGCTGTTTTTCCGCGTCACGCTGCCGGTCTGCCTGCCGGCGATCCTCGATATCTCGATCTATCTGTTCGTTAACGCCATGACGACCGTTTCGGCCGTGGTGTTCCTCTATTCGACGCAGACGCAGCTTGCCTCGGTGGCCGTGCTCAACATGGACGATGCCGGTGATGTCGCGCCGGCCGCCGCGATGGGCATGATGATCTTCTACACCAACATCGCAGCGCGACTGATCCATGCGGCGGTGTCACGTTTCCTGCTGTCGCGAACTCAGGTCTGGCGGGCGAGATGAGAGCTGGAGATTAAGGTCCCTGCTCGGAAGTTTGCTATCTGCAGCCTCGCGGACCGTGCCGAGTGCTCCGGTGCCCGCATTTCGCGAGCGAAGGCCGATCACCAATGAACCATGCACGCCGGTGCCTTCGACGGGATTTTCCCTGCAACCGGAGGCACCGGAAAGTACTGGGTCGTCACCTGGACTTCGGTTGCGGTCTTGTCGTTGAAAAGCCGCGCGATGAGGTGCAGCGCCTCATCGAGGCCTGAAGATATGCCGCCGCCGGTGAGTCGGTTGCCGGATTCGACAAAACGGGGATGACCCCTGGCCACTTTGACGGCGGGAAAACGGCGCAGGCAGTCGACAAACGCCCAATGTGTCGTGGCCTTGTGGCCGTCCAGCAGCCCGGCCCGAGCCAGCAGCAGCGCACCTTCGCAGACTGAGCAGACCCATTTCGCCTTGGCTGCGACCTGCCGCAGGTAGGCGAGATAGGGTGATGCCGGGTCGCTCATGATCGTCCCTAGCGCATCAGGGGCGCCGCCAGGCACCCACAGGATGTCCAGCGTTGGCGTTGCCGCGAAGCTGGCCTGGGCGTCGAAGCGCACTCCGTTCAGCGAGGTGACGGGTCTGCCGTCTATCGACAGGAGAACCGTCTCCAATCCCTTTTTCTTGTCGACCCAGGAGAACATCTCCAGAGGACCGGCAACATCGAGCAGGTTGACGCCGTCATAGACCGGGATGCCGAGTTGCATGTGATCCATCCTCTCCATCCGAAATGTGCATGATCTGCCGTGGAGTTGCCGTCGCATTTTCTTTCAAGGGAATGCGACGCTGCCAGAAAGGGGTGTCCCATCGTGCCGCCGCTGCATAGTGGGCCGCGAGCATCGGGACGTAGTCGCTGAAGCCTTGAGCCGCGATCATCGAATACCGTGCACGGGCAAGGTTTTCGCGCCCCTCCAGCATGTCCGACACGGCGTAGGCTGCCAGGATACCCGAGCGCAGGGCGTGTACGATCCCGCGCGATGAGAGTGGGTCGGCTGCAAACAGGCAGTCCCCCGCAGCAACCCAACGTTCGCCGGCGGCCGGATCGATCGTGGCGGTTCCGGCCGGCTTGACCAGGCTTGTGATTTCGCGCGCCCCGGCCGGCAGGAGCCGCGCGACGAATTGCGTTGCAGCCAGGGAGCGATACCAATG
This genomic window contains:
- a CDS encoding putative 2-aminoethylphosphonate ABC transporter permease subunit; its protein translation is MSAAALVLPAGRAPRLHLSSDDMVKRGLMLVIALYLVLALAAPLYVLLSKSMSTYRFDLDTFEIARSDESGAAFGPARTVAALNADAKAISEAQLASGSDGRLSLTKLYEDFSFRSPVKYRIRGTTDQSAFLVGSDLKRGTDWVEVDSNTFRRVVLRPARTVGFDNFVAYFSTPSLAQAIWNSVLMGVVSTVLVIAIAFGLAYALNRSRMRGKGLFRLIMTVPILVPSLLPGIALVYLFGNQGLLKSWMMGHSIYGPIGIVIGSVFFTLPHALLIISTSLSVADARHYEAAVALRATKWRTFWTVTVPGARYGIVSAAFVVFTMVITDFGLPKVIGGQYNMLAVDIYKQVIGQQNFEMGAVVSVLLIIPAIAAFFVDRTIQKKQVALLSARSVPYEPKPNHGFDWGCFAYCALIAAFILTMIGVCQLAAMVKFWPYDLTPSLKNFRFDLMDGGGWASYHNSIRMALLTAFFGTIIVFIGAYMVEKSDGFRAGRSLFQFLAMLPMAVPGMVLGLAYIFFFNNPANPLHAIYGTMTILVVCTITHFYTVSHLTALTALKQMDREFEPVAASLKQPFHKLFFRVTLPVCLPAILDISIYLFVNAMTTVSAVVFLYSTQTQLASVAVLNMDDAGDVAPAAAMGMMIFYTNIAARLIHAAVSRFLLSRTQVWRAR
- a CDS encoding DJ-1/PfpI family protein; this encodes MQLGIPVYDGVNLLDVAGPLEMFSWVDKKKGLETVLLSIDGRPVTSLNGVRFDAQASFAATPTLDILWVPGGAPDALGTIMSDPASPYLAYLRQVAAKAKWVCSVCEGALLLARAGLLDGHKATTHWAFVDCLRRFPAVKVARGHPRFVESGNRLTGGGISSGLDEALHLIARLFNDKTATEVQVTTQYFPVPPVAGKIPSKAPACMVHW